In a single window of the Elaeis guineensis isolate ETL-2024a chromosome 8, EG11, whole genome shotgun sequence genome:
- the LOC105049518 gene encoding LOW QUALITY PROTEIN: structural maintenance of chromosomes protein 4 (The sequence of the model RefSeq protein was modified relative to this genomic sequence to represent the inferred CDS: inserted 3 bases in 3 codons; substituted 2 bases at 2 genomic stop codons) — MTPRRPDFSDGRHVAASRPPFGPAVRCTHPGKAMPPSLNAKDAGPITPDTWRKGRDSELNCPQRFAFPMGRLTAPCALRTGAGRQFAFPKRRRTPDRLTPNHPSFSAVVGPNGSGKSNVIDAMLFVFGKRAKQMRLNKVAELIHHSSSHQNLESAGVSVHFQEIIDLDDGTYRAVEGSDFVITRVAFRDNSSKYYINDRGSNFTEVTKKLKAKGVDLDNNRFLILQGEVEQISLMKPKAQGPHDEGFLEYLEDIIGTNQYVEKIEEAYKQLELLNEKRTAVVQMVKLAENERDNLENVKNEAEAYMLKELTLLKWQEKVTKLACDDSTSRIVQLRENVSSLQENLTNEREKIQQNSTTLKELEVVYNRYMKRQEELDTDMRTCKEHFKEFERQDVKYREDLKHLKQKIKKIENKLAKDTSKIDELLKENEKSSNFIPKLEQEIPKLQQLLMDEEKILEEIKESSKDETERHRSELMEVRAELEPWENQLIGHKGKLDVACAERRLLKEKHDAARAAFEDAQQQMDDIVGKIKQKNMHIAEVQXMIEKNRLEASEARKVEQYTFECIEKQELLIPLEQATRQKVTEFMSILESERSQGSVLKAILHAKESKEIEGIYGRLGDLGAIDVKYNVAVSTACPGLDFIVVETTAAAQACVELLRRKNLGIATFMILEKQVDQWHKLKEKAKTPEGVPRLFDLVTVKDERLKLAFFAALGSTVVAKDLDQATRIAYGGDRQFCRVVTLEGALFEKSGTMSGGGGKPQGGKMGTSIRESVSEEAVANADKELAQLVDQLSDLHQRIVEATRHYQASEKAEAHLDMELAKSQKEIDSLNAPYSYIEKQLDSLKSASEPKKDEVNKLKELDRIISAEQAELEXLVKCSSDLKERASELQKKIENAGGEMLKNQKLKVTNLQSDIDKTSTEINRHRVKIASGENMVKKMTKGIEESKKEREKFVEEKEKMMSVFKEIEQKAFLVQENYKKTQELIDLHKDVLDETKAEYNKLKKTMDDLRAAEVDAEYKLQDMKKLMKDWEMKAKGFNKKLDAIQRDLVKHMDQXNSKDAIDPEKLQATLSDESLNNACDMKRAMEMVALLEAQLKDMNPNLDSISEYRKKAVLYNDRVEELNAVTXERDGLKKQYDGLRKKRLDEFMAGFNIISLKLKEMYQMITLGGDAELELVDSLDPFSEGVVFSVRPPKKSWKNIXNLSGGEKTLSSLALVFALHHYKPTPLYVMDEIDAALDFKNVSIVGHYVKERTRDAPFIIISLRNNMFELADRLVGIYKTDNCTKSITINPGSFVDCGRAS, encoded by the exons ATGACGCCGCGCCGACCAGATTTCTCGGATGGACGACACGTGGCGGCATCCAGGCCCCCTTTCGGCCCTGCGGTTCGGTGCACCCATCCCGGGAAGGCCATGCCGCCTTCATTAAATGCGAAGGATGCCGGCCCGATAACCCCTGACACGTGGCGGAAGGGCCGCGATTCGGAATTAAATTGCCCGcagcgattcgcgttcccgatgggacgcctaaCAGCGCCCTGCGCTCTCAGAACCGGCGCTGGGCGGCAGTTTGCGTTCCCCAAAAGGCGCcggacacccgatcgcctgacaccgaatCATCCG AGCTTTTCGGCGGTTGTAGGACCTAACGGGAGTGGAAAAAGCAACGTCATCGATGCAATGCTCTTTGTGTTTGGCAAGCGGGCAAAACAG ATGCGTCTGAACAAAGTTGCTGAGCTAATACATCATTCCAGCAGCCACCAAAACCTGGAAAGCGCTGGGGTTTCTGTCCACTTTCAAGAAATTATTGATCTG gatgatggaaCCTACAGGGCTGTTGAGGGCAGTGACTTTGTCATTACTAGAGTTGCATTCCGGGACAACTCTTCTAAGTACTACATAAATGATCGTGGAAGTAATTTCACAGAGGTCACCAAGAAGCTGAAAGCAAAAGGAGTGGATCTGGACAACAATCGTTTTTTGATCCTCCAG GGTGAAGTTGAGCAGATCTCACTAATGAAACCAAAGGCTCAAGGGCCCCATGATGAAGGCTTCTTAGAATATCTTGAGGATATCATTGgaacaaatcaatatgtagaaAAGATTGAAGAAGCCTATAAACA GCTTGAGCTCCTCAATGAAAAACGTACTGCAGTGGTGCAGATGGTGAAGTTAGCTGAGAACGAAAGGGACAACTTGGAG AATGTCAAGAATGAAGCAGAAGCCTATATGCTGAAGGAACTAACCCTGCTGAAATGGCAAGAGAAGGTGACTAAATTGGCCTGTGATGATTCTACCTCCCGTATTGTTCAGTTGCGAGAGAATGTATCCAGCTTGCAAGAAAATCTCACAAATGAAAG GGAGAAGATTCAACAAAATTCTACAACCTTGAAGGAACTAGAGGTTGTGTACAACAGATATATGAAAAGGCAAGAG GAGCTTGATACTGACATGAGGACTTGTAAAGAACATTTCAAGGAGTTTGAGAGACAAGATGTGAAATATCGAGAAGATTTAAAGCACCTAaagcaaaaaatcaaaaaaatagagaacaaaCTTGCAAAG GACACATCTAAAATTGATGAGCTTCTAAAGGAGAATGAGAAATCTTCGAATTTCATTCCAAAACTTGAGCAAGAGATTCCAAAGCTGCAACAGCTCCTgatggatgaagaaaaaatcttggaagaaattaaagaaagctCTAAAG ATGAAACTGAGAGGCATCGCTCTGAGCTCATGGAGGTTCGTGCGGAGTTGGAACCCTGGGAGAACCAACTGATTGGGCACAAAGGAAAACTTGATGTTGCATGTGCTGAAAGAAGGCTTTTGAAGGAAAAG CATGATGCTGCTCGAGCAGCATTTGAGGATGCTCAGCAACAAATGGATGATATAGTAGGCAAAATCAAACAAAAGAACATGCATATTGCTGAGGTCC ACATGATAGAGAAAAATAGGCTTGAAGCATCGGAAGCTCGTAAAGTGGAACAGTATACATTT GAATGCATAGAGAAGCAAGAATTACTTATTCCTCTTGAACAAGCAACTAGACAGAAAGTTACAGAATTTATGTCTATTCTGGAATCAGAAAGGAGTCAGGGGTCTGTTCTTAAAGCAATATTgcatgccaaagaatcaaaagaaATAGAAGGAATTTATGGTCGATTAGGGGATCTTGGTGCAATTGATG TAAAATATAATGTTGCCGTATCAACAGCATGTCCTGGACTTGATTTCATTGTGGTCGAGACGACGGCTGCAGCACAAGCATGTGTGGAGTTGCTTCGGAGGAAAAATCTGGGCATTGCGACTTTCATGATACTG GAAAAACAGGTAGATCAATGGCACAAGCTGAAGGAGAAAGCCAAAACCCCTGAGGGAGTTCCTCGCCTTTTTGATCTGGTTACCGTAAAGGATGAGAGGCTGAAGCTAGCCTTTTTTGCTGCATTGGGAAGCACTGTTGTAGCAAAAGACCTTGATCAA GCTACTAGAATTGCATATGGTGGAGATAGACAATTTTGTCGTGTGGTGACACTGGAAGGTGCGCTTTTTGAGAAGTCCGGTACAATGAGTGGTGGTGGGGGCAAGCCCCAAGGTGGTAAGATGGGTACATCAATCAGGGAAAGTGTTTCAGAAGAAGCTGTTGCAAATGCTGACAAGGAGCTCGCACAACTTGTTGACCAACTCAGTGACTTGCATCAAAGAATTGTTGAAGCTACAAGGCATTATCAGGCCTCTGAGAAAGCTGAAGCCCATTTAGACATGGAATTAGCTAAGAGTCAGAAGGAG ATAGACAGTTTGAATGCTCCGTACAGCTACATTGAAAAACAGCTTGATTCACTGAAGTCTGCATCAGAACCGAAAAAAGATGAGGTGAACAAATTGAAGGAGCTGGATAGAATTATATCTGCTGAGCAAGCAGAACTAG AACTTGTTAAATGCTCCAGTGATCTTAAAGAGCGA GCCTCTGAACTTCAGAAGAAAATTGAAAATGCAGGCGGTGAAATGCTGAAAAATCAAAAGTTAAAAGTCACGAATCTCCAGTCT GATATTGATAAAACCAGTACTGAAATAAACCGCCACAGAGTTAAGATTGCTAGTGGAGAGAATATGGTAAAAAAAATGACTAAAGGAATTGAGGAgtcaaagaaagagagagaaaaatttgttGAGGAGAAGGAGAAAATGATGTCTGTTTTTAAAGAGATAGAGCAGAAGGCATTTTTGGTTCAAGAAAACTATAAAAAAACTCAAGAG CTCATTGACCTGCATAAGGATGTACTGGATGAAACAAAGGCAGAATACAACAAACTAAAGAAAACTATGGATGATCTACGAGCTGCTGAG GTTGATGCTGAGTACAAATTGCAAGATATGAAGAAGCTTATGAAGGACTGGGAAATGAAGGCGAAGGgctttaataaaaagcttgatgCTATTCAGAGGGATCTTGTGAAACACATGGACCAGTAA AATTCAAAAGATGCAATTGACCCAGAAAAGCTTCAAGCAACTTTAAGTGATGAGTCACTAAACAATGCATGTGATATGAAAAGAGCAATGGAAATGGTGGCATTACTAGAAGCTCAGCTGAAAGACATGAATCCGAACCTGGATTCAATTTCAGA ATACCGGAAGAAGGCTGTCTTGTATAATGATCGTGTTGAAGAGCTGAATGCTGTAACATAGGAGCGTGATGGTCTGAAAAAGCAGTATGATGGATTGAGAAAGAAACG GTTAGACGAATTCATGGCAGGATTCAATATAATATCCCTAAAGTTGAAGGAAATGTACCAG ATGATCACTCTTGGAGGTGATGCGGAACTGGAACTTGTTGATTCCTTGGATCCTTTCTCAGAAGGTGTTGTTTTCAGTGTTAGGCCCCCCAAGAAAAGCTGGAAGAATA GTAATTTATCTGGTGGTGAGAAG ACACTTAGCTCGTTAGCTCTTGTATTTGCTCTCCATCATTACAAGCCCACCCCGCTATATGTTATGGATGAGATAGATGCTGCATTGG ACTTCAAAAATGTTTCGATTGTTGGTCACTATGTTAAGGAGAGAACAAGAGATGCACCGTTTATTATCATTAG TCTGAGAAATAACATGTTTGAACTAGCTGACCGACTCGTTGGCATTTACAAGACTGACAATTGCACTAAGAGTATAACCATCAACCCTGGGAGCTTTGTGGATTGCGGTAGGGCTTCTTAA